One genomic window of Vicugna pacos chromosome 18, VicPac4, whole genome shotgun sequence includes the following:
- the DDX43 gene encoding probable ATP-dependent RNA helicase DDX43 isoform X2 — MSRQEAGANASSWVVASGRGEAVSRALERRSAEETNPRGRGGHRRGRVGGWRDPCGLQQPGVAGCQEPPLSFRLKNDWVGAVIGRGGSKINEIQSTTSTKIQVIKGYPEAEVRIFGTKAMQSKAKTVIDDLVKKQEEYKSERRVDVAAIQTSGGKDARKDVSRDQKLIDWDNLRENIWKWSEKKWAGLPSIKKNFYVESETTSSMSQEQVDNWRKENYNITCDDLKDGEKRPIPNPTCTFEDAFQCYPEVMKNIEKEGFQKPTPIQSQAWPIILQGIDLIGVAQTGTGKTLSYLMPGFIHIDSQPVARNGPGMLVLTPTRELALQVEAECSKYSYKGLRSICIYGGGDRDGQIKDLSKGVDIIIATPGRLNDLQMNNFVYLKSITYLVLDEADKMLDMGFEPQIMKILLDVRPDRQTVMTSATWPYAVRRLAQSYLKEPMIVYVGTLDLVAVSTVKQNIIVTTEDEKRSHIQTFIESMSPRDKVIVFVSRKAVADHLSSDLGIRHISVESLHGNREQSDRERALKNFKTGKVRILIATDLASRGLDVHDITHVYNYDFPRNIEEYVHRVGRTGRAGRTGVSITLITRSDWKIASELINILERANQSIPEDLRAMAERYKANKLKKEMEKKMARLPGKPKKFYY; from the exons ATGTCCAGGCAGGAAGCAGGCGCCAACGCCTCCTCTTGGGTCGTTGCTTCCGGGCGGGGCGAGGCAGTGTCTCGGGCTCTGGAAAGGAGGTCGGCGGAGGAGACGAACCCGAGAGGGCGAGGAGGCCATAGGCGCGGCAGAGTCGGCGGCTGGAGGGACCCCTGTGGTCTTCAGCAGCCTGGGGTCGCTGGTTGTCAGGAACCGCCGCTGTCCTTCAGGTTGAAGAACGACTGGGTCGGCGCGGTGATCG gccGTGGTGgatcaaaaataaatgagattcaGAGCACAACATCCACCAAAATACAG GTAATAAAAGGGTACCCTGAGGCAGAAGTAAGGATTTTTGGCACCAAGGCAATGCAGAGCAAAGCGAAAACGGTGATAGATGATCTTGTTAAAAAACAAGAAGAATACAAATCAGAACGCAGAGTTG ATGTTGCTGCTATCCAAACTTCTGGTGGAAAAGACGCAAGGAAGGATGTTTCAAGAGATCAGAAGTTGATTGATTGGGATAACTtgcgagaaaatatttggaaatggagCGAAAAGAAGTGGGCAG GTTTAccttcaattaagaaaaacttTTACGTGGAGTCAGAAACGACAAGTTCAATGTCACAGGAACAGGTAGACAATTGGAG gaaggaaaattatAACATAACGTGTGACGACCTGAAAGACGGGGAGAAACGTCCTATTCCCAATCCGACGTGTACATTTGAGGATGCATTTCAGTGTTACCCCGAAGTTATGAAAAACATTGAAAAGGAAGGTTTTCAAAAGCCAACACCAATTCAG TCACAGGCATGGCCAATCATTCTACAAGGAATAGATCTTATAGGAGTAGCCCAAACCGGAACAGGGAAGACTTTGTCCTACTTAATGCCTGGATTTATTCATATTGACTCACAGCCTGT AGCCAGGAATGGGCCCGGCATGTTAGTCCTTACGCCCACTCGGGAGTTAGCTTTGCAAGTGGAAGCTGAGTGTTCTAAATATTCATACAAAGGTCTTAGAAG tatttgtATATATGGTGGTGGAGATAGAGATGGACAAATAAAGGACTTATCGAAAGGTGTAGATATCATTATTGCCACTCCTGGAAGGCTCAACGATCTGCAAATGAATAACTTTGTGTACCTGAAGAGCATAACCTACCTG GTATTAGATGAAGCTGACAAGATGCTGGATATGGGATTTGAACCCCAGATAATGAAGATTTTACTGGATGTACGCCCGGACAGGCAGACAGTTATGACAAG CGCAACTTGGCCATATGCTGTCCGGAGACTTGCACAATCTTATTTGAAAGAGCCCATGATTGTATATGTTGGGACTTTGGATCTAGTT GCTGTAAGTACTGTGAAGCAAAATATAATTGTCACCACAGAAGATGAGAAACGGTCGCACATCCAGACTTTCATAGAGAGCATGTCTCCTAGAGACAAAGTCATCGTATTTGTTAGCCGGAAAGCTGT CGCTGACCATTTGTCAAGTGACCTGGGTATCCGACACATATCTGTAGAGTCTCTGCACGGCAACAGAGAACAGAGCGATCGAGAGAGAgcattaaaaaactttaaaacag GAAAAGTGAGAATACTGATCGCTACTGATTTAGCATCTCGTGGTCTCGATGTCCACGATATCACACATGTGTATAATTACGATTTTCCCCGCAACATCGAAGAGTATGTGCACAGAGTGGGGCGCACCGGAAGAGCAGG GAGGACTGGGGTATCTATTACCCTTATCACTAGAAGTGATTGGAAGATTGCCAGCGAGTTAATTAATATTCTGGAAAGAGCAAATCAG AGTATCCCGGAGGATCTCAGAGCGATGGCGGAGAGATACAAAGCgaacaaactaaaaaaagaaatggaaaaaaaaatggcacgACTCCCGGGGAAACCCAAGAAGTTTTATTATTAA
- the DDX43 gene encoding probable ATP-dependent RNA helicase DDX43 isoform X1, with protein sequence MSRQEAGANASSWVVASGRGEAVSRALERRSAEETNPRGRGGHRRGRVGGWRDPCGLQQPGVAGCQEPPLSFRLKNDWVGAVIGRGGSKINEIQSTTSTKIQVIKGYPEAEVRIFGTKAMQSKAKTVIDDLVKKQEEYKSERRVADVAAIQTSGGKDARKDVSRDQKLIDWDNLRENIWKWSEKKWAGLPSIKKNFYVESETTSSMSQEQVDNWRKENYNITCDDLKDGEKRPIPNPTCTFEDAFQCYPEVMKNIEKEGFQKPTPIQSQAWPIILQGIDLIGVAQTGTGKTLSYLMPGFIHIDSQPVARNGPGMLVLTPTRELALQVEAECSKYSYKGLRSICIYGGGDRDGQIKDLSKGVDIIIATPGRLNDLQMNNFVYLKSITYLVLDEADKMLDMGFEPQIMKILLDVRPDRQTVMTSATWPYAVRRLAQSYLKEPMIVYVGTLDLVAVSTVKQNIIVTTEDEKRSHIQTFIESMSPRDKVIVFVSRKAVADHLSSDLGIRHISVESLHGNREQSDRERALKNFKTGKVRILIATDLASRGLDVHDITHVYNYDFPRNIEEYVHRVGRTGRAGRTGVSITLITRSDWKIASELINILERANQSIPEDLRAMAERYKANKLKKEMEKKMARLPGKPKKFYY encoded by the exons ATGTCCAGGCAGGAAGCAGGCGCCAACGCCTCCTCTTGGGTCGTTGCTTCCGGGCGGGGCGAGGCAGTGTCTCGGGCTCTGGAAAGGAGGTCGGCGGAGGAGACGAACCCGAGAGGGCGAGGAGGCCATAGGCGCGGCAGAGTCGGCGGCTGGAGGGACCCCTGTGGTCTTCAGCAGCCTGGGGTCGCTGGTTGTCAGGAACCGCCGCTGTCCTTCAGGTTGAAGAACGACTGGGTCGGCGCGGTGATCG gccGTGGTGgatcaaaaataaatgagattcaGAGCACAACATCCACCAAAATACAG GTAATAAAAGGGTACCCTGAGGCAGAAGTAAGGATTTTTGGCACCAAGGCAATGCAGAGCAAAGCGAAAACGGTGATAGATGATCTTGTTAAAAAACAAGAAGAATACAAATCAGAACGCAGAGTTG CAGATGTTGCTGCTATCCAAACTTCTGGTGGAAAAGACGCAAGGAAGGATGTTTCAAGAGATCAGAAGTTGATTGATTGGGATAACTtgcgagaaaatatttggaaatggagCGAAAAGAAGTGGGCAG GTTTAccttcaattaagaaaaacttTTACGTGGAGTCAGAAACGACAAGTTCAATGTCACAGGAACAGGTAGACAATTGGAG gaaggaaaattatAACATAACGTGTGACGACCTGAAAGACGGGGAGAAACGTCCTATTCCCAATCCGACGTGTACATTTGAGGATGCATTTCAGTGTTACCCCGAAGTTATGAAAAACATTGAAAAGGAAGGTTTTCAAAAGCCAACACCAATTCAG TCACAGGCATGGCCAATCATTCTACAAGGAATAGATCTTATAGGAGTAGCCCAAACCGGAACAGGGAAGACTTTGTCCTACTTAATGCCTGGATTTATTCATATTGACTCACAGCCTGT AGCCAGGAATGGGCCCGGCATGTTAGTCCTTACGCCCACTCGGGAGTTAGCTTTGCAAGTGGAAGCTGAGTGTTCTAAATATTCATACAAAGGTCTTAGAAG tatttgtATATATGGTGGTGGAGATAGAGATGGACAAATAAAGGACTTATCGAAAGGTGTAGATATCATTATTGCCACTCCTGGAAGGCTCAACGATCTGCAAATGAATAACTTTGTGTACCTGAAGAGCATAACCTACCTG GTATTAGATGAAGCTGACAAGATGCTGGATATGGGATTTGAACCCCAGATAATGAAGATTTTACTGGATGTACGCCCGGACAGGCAGACAGTTATGACAAG CGCAACTTGGCCATATGCTGTCCGGAGACTTGCACAATCTTATTTGAAAGAGCCCATGATTGTATATGTTGGGACTTTGGATCTAGTT GCTGTAAGTACTGTGAAGCAAAATATAATTGTCACCACAGAAGATGAGAAACGGTCGCACATCCAGACTTTCATAGAGAGCATGTCTCCTAGAGACAAAGTCATCGTATTTGTTAGCCGGAAAGCTGT CGCTGACCATTTGTCAAGTGACCTGGGTATCCGACACATATCTGTAGAGTCTCTGCACGGCAACAGAGAACAGAGCGATCGAGAGAGAgcattaaaaaactttaaaacag GAAAAGTGAGAATACTGATCGCTACTGATTTAGCATCTCGTGGTCTCGATGTCCACGATATCACACATGTGTATAATTACGATTTTCCCCGCAACATCGAAGAGTATGTGCACAGAGTGGGGCGCACCGGAAGAGCAGG GAGGACTGGGGTATCTATTACCCTTATCACTAGAAGTGATTGGAAGATTGCCAGCGAGTTAATTAATATTCTGGAAAGAGCAAATCAG AGTATCCCGGAGGATCTCAGAGCGATGGCGGAGAGATACAAAGCgaacaaactaaaaaaagaaatggaaaaaaaaatggcacgACTCCCGGGGAAACCCAAGAAGTTTTATTATTAA